Proteins co-encoded in one Megalops cyprinoides isolate fMegCyp1 chromosome 1, fMegCyp1.pri, whole genome shotgun sequence genomic window:
- the LOC118777409 gene encoding ras and Rab interactor 2-like isoform X1 has product MCGCMPVFVFACVHLIDTFALEIGELKQEMVQTAMPAERDPEAVGLQGLEGEVSGVYLQSPPCTGSAGARDSGYDSLRRRMSVLDRLTQTHAVWLLLSLSDEEAAGILLQQPAGMFLVRKSSRLQKKVLSLRVDDVSEPPVSDFPIKESQYTFSLEGSGISFADLFRLVAFYCISRDVLPFTLRIPEAIAAAKTQTDLEEVAQLGAGFWDSALCRGKKSSVSPSHVPTQGGVQLRRQQEGQKSPPHESTPLRARAPSQLERSQSSGALCFVNPLFLQVHRPEGNSGSPSKPGPRPPGPPPDAPGRSGAGRANGKARSPPPRPPPPRTLPRRPAPPQKQRSMPETASWARHQSEQHARRGPMGAKLSSPSSSSSSSSPKKSSAPIPVPPPRVKKQLSAPDLDAHRCQIALEDQTIEKALSRSRAKLLRRATAVDDGSPSPPGAPDTGRDPPRRGRAEDGQRLSDMSISTSSSDSLDFSHGFPLPGPSPPGRARAAGDSSEDDEDEEEYGASMESDQEVGVHLPCKSKKRHGGGTFVLPRALKGQFRKVSGVFNSFMTPEKRAVRRIAELSRDKGSYFGCLVQDYVSFLQENRGCHTSGLDLLQTLRQFMTQMKAYLCQSSELDPPIESLIPEDQIDQVLEKAMHKCVLKPLKSVVEAALHDFQVSSGAWQQLKENLALAKAKQPQELGVDGAFPPDPVAIEKIRHKFHNMRKMYSPEKKVSLLLRVCKLIYTIMEDNSGRMYGADDFLPMLTYVLAQCDMPQLDTEIQYMMELLDPSLLHGEGGYYLTSAYGAMSLIKNFQEEQAARVLSSEARNTLHQWHRRRTAQRTIPSVDDFQNYLRVALQEVDTGCTAKTLLVRPYSTTEEVCLLCAHKFKVPDPESYALFLLIEETSQQLAPDTYPQKIKAEIHSRPQAQPFHFVYRRVPNLNLCVPADQQNGNCLSN; this is encoded by the exons gctggagggggaggtgaGCGGCGTGTACCTGCAGTCGCCCCCCTGCACAGGCTCCGCCGGGGCGAGGGACTCCGGGTACGACTCCCTGCGCAGGCGCATGAGCGTGCTGGACAGGCTGACGCAGACGCACGCCGTGTGGCTCCTGCTGTCGCTCAGCGACGAGGAGGCCGCCGGcatcctgctgcagcagccGGCTGGG ATGTTCTTGGTGAGGAAGTCGTCCAGGCTTCAGAAGAAGGTGCTCTCTCTGCGCGTGGACGACGTATCCGAACCCCCTGTCAGCGACTTCCCCATCAAGGAGAgccagtaca CCTTTTCTCTGGAAGGCTCTGGAATCAGCTTTGCAGACCTGTTTCGCTTGGTGGCCTTCTACTGCATCAGCAG GGATGTCCTGCCCTTCACCTTGAGGATTCCTGAGGCCATCGCTGCAGCCAAGACCCAGACTGACCTGGAGGAGGTGGCCCAGCTGGGAGCTG GATTCTGGGATTCCGCTCTCTGCAGGGGGAAGAAGAGCTCTGTGTCTCCGTCCCACGTACCGACACAGGGCGGCGTGCAGCTGAGACGCCAGCAGGAGGGACAGAAGTCGCCCCCTCACGAAAGCACCCCCCTGCGTGCCCGCGCCCCATCCCAGCTGGAGCGCAGCCAGTCCAGCGGCGCGCTCTGCTTCGTCAACCCCCTCTTCCTGCAGGTGCACCGCCCCGAGGGCAACTCGGGCTCGCCCTCCAAACCCGGGCCCCGGCCGCCCGGGCCGCCCCCCGACGCCCCCGGCCGCAGCGGCGCGGGCCGCGCGAACGGGAAGGCCCGCTCGCCCCCCCCTCGCCCGCCGCCGCCCCGCACACTGCCCCGCAGGCCGGCGCCTCCGCAGAAGCAGAGGAGCATGCCGGAGACGGCGTCCTGGGCCAGGCACCAATCGGAGCAGCACGCGCGCCGCGGCCCCATGGGTGCCAAGCTCAGCagcccctcttcctcctcctcctcctcctcgcccaAGAAGAGCAGCGCGCCCATCCCCGTGCCCCCGCCCCGGGTCAAGAAGCAGCTGAGCGCGCCCGACCTGGACGCCCACCGCTGTCAGATCGCCCTGGAGGACCAGACCATCGAGAAGGCGCTGTCCCGCAGCCGGGCCAAGCTGCTCCGCCGGGCTACTGCCGTGGACGATGGCAGCCCCAGCCCCCCCGGGGCGCCAGACACGGGACGGGATCCCCCCCGCCGGGGCAGGGCGGAGGACGGCCAGAGGCTGAGCGACATGAGCATCTCCACGTCCTCGTCCGACTCGCTGGACTTCTCCCACGGCTTCCCCCTGCCGGGGCCCAGCCCGCCCGGCCGCGCCAGGGCGGCGGGCGACAGCAGCGAGGACgacgaggacgaggaagagTACGGCGCCAGCATGGAGAGCGACCAGGAGGTGGGCGTCCACCTGCCCTGCAAGTCCAAGAAGCGGCACGGCGGAGGCACCTTCGTCCTGCCGCGGGCACTCAAGGGCCAGTTCCGCAAGGTGAGCGGCGTCTTCAACTCCTTCATGACCCCGGAGAAGCGGGCCGTGCGCCGGATCGCCGAGCTCTCCCGGGACAAGGGCTCCTACTTCGGCTGCCTGGTGCAGGACTACGTGAGCTTCCTGCAGGAGAACCGCGGCTGCCACACCTCGGGCCTGGACCTGCTGCAGACCCTGCGCCAGTTCATGACCCAGATGAAGGCCTACCTGTGCCAGAGCTCGGAGCTGGACCCGCCCATCGAGTCCCTCATTCCCGAGGACCAGATCG ACCAGGTCCTGGAGAAGGCCATGCACAAGTGCGTGCTGAAGCCGCTGAAGAGCGTGGTGGAGGCGGCGCTGCACGACTTCCAGGTGAGCAGCGGGGCGTggcagcagctgaaggagaacCTGGCGCTGGCCAAAGCCAAGCAGCCGCAGGAGCTGGGGGTGGACGGCGCCTTCCCGCCCGACCCCGTGGCCATCGAGAAGATCCGCCACAAGTTCCACAACATGCGCAAGATGTACTCGCCCGAGAAGAAGGTGTCTCTGCTGCTGCGCGTCTGCAAGCTCATCTACACCATCATGGAGGACAACTCAG ggaggATGTACGGGGCGGACGACTTCCTGCCCATGCTGACCTACGTCCTGGCTCAGTGCGACATGCCACAGCTGGATACAGAGATACAGTACATGATGGAGCTGCTGGACCCGTCTCTGCTGCATGGCGAAG GCGGTTACTACTTGACCAGCGCGTACGGAGCCATGTCTCTGATTAAGAACTTCCAGGAGGAGCAGGCGGCCCGCGTGCTCAGCTCGGAGGCGCGCAACACACTGCACCAGTGGCACCGCCGACGCACCGCCCAGCGCACCATACCCTCCGTTGACGACTTCCAG AACTACCTGCGTGTGGCTCTGCAGGAAGTCGACACCGGCTGTACGGCCAAGACCCTGCTGGTGCGGCCCTACTCCACCACTGAGGAGGTGTGCCTGCTCTGCGCCCACAAGTTCAAGGTGCCCGACCCCGAGAGCTAtgccctcttcctcctcatcgAAGAGACCAGCCAGCAGCTGGCGCCCGACACCTACCCCCAGAAGATCAAGGCTGAGATCCACAGCCGGCCCCAGGCTCAGCCCTTCCACTTTGTCTACCGGAGGGTGCCTAACCTCAATTTGTGTGTGCCGGCCGACCAGCAGAACGGAAACTGCCTTTCCAACTGA
- the LOC118777409 gene encoding ras and Rab interactor 2-like isoform X3: MATGALVEPGRLDRSGSFFKLIDTFALEIGELKQEMVQTAMPAERDPEAVGLQGLEGEVSGVYLQSPPCTGSAGARDSGYDSLRRRMSVLDRLTQTHAVWLLLSLSDEEAAGILLQQPAGMFLVRKSSRLQKKVLSLRVDDVSEPPVSDFPIKESQYTFSLEGSGISFADLFRLVAFYCISRDVLPFTLRIPEAIAAAKTQTDLEEVAQLGAGFWDSALCRGKKSSVSPSHVPTQGGVQLRRQQEGQKSPPHESTPLRARAPSQLERSQSSGALCFVNPLFLQVHRPEGNSGSPSKPGPRPPGPPPDAPGRSGAGRANGKARSPPPRPPPPRTLPRRPAPPQKQRSMPETASWARHQSEQHARRGPMGAKLSSPSSSSSSSSPKKSSAPIPVPPPRVKKQLSAPDLDAHRCQIALEDQTIEKALSRSRAKLLRRATAVDDGSPSPPGAPDTGRDPPRRGRAEDGQRLSDMSISTSSSDSLDFSHGFPLPGPSPPGRARAAGDSSEDDEDEEEYGASMESDQEVGVHLPCKSKKRHGGGTFVLPRALKGQFRKVSGVFNSFMTPEKRAVRRIAELSRDKGSYFGCLVQDYVSFLQENRGCHTSGLDLLQTLRQFMTQMKAYLCQSSELDPPIESLIPEDQIDQVLEKAMHKCVLKPLKSVVEAALHDFQVSSGAWQQLKENLALAKAKQPQELGVDGAFPPDPVAIEKIRHKFHNMRKMYSPEKKVSLLLRVCKLIYTIMEDNSGRMYGADDFLPMLTYVLAQCDMPQLDTEIQYMMELLDPSLLHGEGGYYLTSAYGAMSLIKNFQEEQAARVLSSEARNTLHQWHRRRTAQRTIPSVDDFQNYLRVALQEVDTGCTAKTLLVRPYSTTEEVCLLCAHKFKVPDPESYALFLLIEETSQQLAPDTYPQKIKAEIHSRPQAQPFHFVYRRVPNLNLCVPADQQNGNCLSN, from the exons gctggagggggaggtgaGCGGCGTGTACCTGCAGTCGCCCCCCTGCACAGGCTCCGCCGGGGCGAGGGACTCCGGGTACGACTCCCTGCGCAGGCGCATGAGCGTGCTGGACAGGCTGACGCAGACGCACGCCGTGTGGCTCCTGCTGTCGCTCAGCGACGAGGAGGCCGCCGGcatcctgctgcagcagccGGCTGGG ATGTTCTTGGTGAGGAAGTCGTCCAGGCTTCAGAAGAAGGTGCTCTCTCTGCGCGTGGACGACGTATCCGAACCCCCTGTCAGCGACTTCCCCATCAAGGAGAgccagtaca CCTTTTCTCTGGAAGGCTCTGGAATCAGCTTTGCAGACCTGTTTCGCTTGGTGGCCTTCTACTGCATCAGCAG GGATGTCCTGCCCTTCACCTTGAGGATTCCTGAGGCCATCGCTGCAGCCAAGACCCAGACTGACCTGGAGGAGGTGGCCCAGCTGGGAGCTG GATTCTGGGATTCCGCTCTCTGCAGGGGGAAGAAGAGCTCTGTGTCTCCGTCCCACGTACCGACACAGGGCGGCGTGCAGCTGAGACGCCAGCAGGAGGGACAGAAGTCGCCCCCTCACGAAAGCACCCCCCTGCGTGCCCGCGCCCCATCCCAGCTGGAGCGCAGCCAGTCCAGCGGCGCGCTCTGCTTCGTCAACCCCCTCTTCCTGCAGGTGCACCGCCCCGAGGGCAACTCGGGCTCGCCCTCCAAACCCGGGCCCCGGCCGCCCGGGCCGCCCCCCGACGCCCCCGGCCGCAGCGGCGCGGGCCGCGCGAACGGGAAGGCCCGCTCGCCCCCCCCTCGCCCGCCGCCGCCCCGCACACTGCCCCGCAGGCCGGCGCCTCCGCAGAAGCAGAGGAGCATGCCGGAGACGGCGTCCTGGGCCAGGCACCAATCGGAGCAGCACGCGCGCCGCGGCCCCATGGGTGCCAAGCTCAGCagcccctcttcctcctcctcctcctcctcgcccaAGAAGAGCAGCGCGCCCATCCCCGTGCCCCCGCCCCGGGTCAAGAAGCAGCTGAGCGCGCCCGACCTGGACGCCCACCGCTGTCAGATCGCCCTGGAGGACCAGACCATCGAGAAGGCGCTGTCCCGCAGCCGGGCCAAGCTGCTCCGCCGGGCTACTGCCGTGGACGATGGCAGCCCCAGCCCCCCCGGGGCGCCAGACACGGGACGGGATCCCCCCCGCCGGGGCAGGGCGGAGGACGGCCAGAGGCTGAGCGACATGAGCATCTCCACGTCCTCGTCCGACTCGCTGGACTTCTCCCACGGCTTCCCCCTGCCGGGGCCCAGCCCGCCCGGCCGCGCCAGGGCGGCGGGCGACAGCAGCGAGGACgacgaggacgaggaagagTACGGCGCCAGCATGGAGAGCGACCAGGAGGTGGGCGTCCACCTGCCCTGCAAGTCCAAGAAGCGGCACGGCGGAGGCACCTTCGTCCTGCCGCGGGCACTCAAGGGCCAGTTCCGCAAGGTGAGCGGCGTCTTCAACTCCTTCATGACCCCGGAGAAGCGGGCCGTGCGCCGGATCGCCGAGCTCTCCCGGGACAAGGGCTCCTACTTCGGCTGCCTGGTGCAGGACTACGTGAGCTTCCTGCAGGAGAACCGCGGCTGCCACACCTCGGGCCTGGACCTGCTGCAGACCCTGCGCCAGTTCATGACCCAGATGAAGGCCTACCTGTGCCAGAGCTCGGAGCTGGACCCGCCCATCGAGTCCCTCATTCCCGAGGACCAGATCG ACCAGGTCCTGGAGAAGGCCATGCACAAGTGCGTGCTGAAGCCGCTGAAGAGCGTGGTGGAGGCGGCGCTGCACGACTTCCAGGTGAGCAGCGGGGCGTggcagcagctgaaggagaacCTGGCGCTGGCCAAAGCCAAGCAGCCGCAGGAGCTGGGGGTGGACGGCGCCTTCCCGCCCGACCCCGTGGCCATCGAGAAGATCCGCCACAAGTTCCACAACATGCGCAAGATGTACTCGCCCGAGAAGAAGGTGTCTCTGCTGCTGCGCGTCTGCAAGCTCATCTACACCATCATGGAGGACAACTCAG ggaggATGTACGGGGCGGACGACTTCCTGCCCATGCTGACCTACGTCCTGGCTCAGTGCGACATGCCACAGCTGGATACAGAGATACAGTACATGATGGAGCTGCTGGACCCGTCTCTGCTGCATGGCGAAG GCGGTTACTACTTGACCAGCGCGTACGGAGCCATGTCTCTGATTAAGAACTTCCAGGAGGAGCAGGCGGCCCGCGTGCTCAGCTCGGAGGCGCGCAACACACTGCACCAGTGGCACCGCCGACGCACCGCCCAGCGCACCATACCCTCCGTTGACGACTTCCAG AACTACCTGCGTGTGGCTCTGCAGGAAGTCGACACCGGCTGTACGGCCAAGACCCTGCTGGTGCGGCCCTACTCCACCACTGAGGAGGTGTGCCTGCTCTGCGCCCACAAGTTCAAGGTGCCCGACCCCGAGAGCTAtgccctcttcctcctcatcgAAGAGACCAGCCAGCAGCTGGCGCCCGACACCTACCCCCAGAAGATCAAGGCTGAGATCCACAGCCGGCCCCAGGCTCAGCCCTTCCACTTTGTCTACCGGAGGGTGCCTAACCTCAATTTGTGTGTGCCGGCCGACCAGCAGAACGGAAACTGCCTTTCCAACTGA
- the LOC118777409 gene encoding ras and Rab interactor 2-like isoform X2 produces the protein MATGALVEPGRLDRSGSFFKLIDTFALEIGELKQEMVQTAMPAERDPEAVGLQGLEGEVSGVYLQSPPCTGSAGARDSGYDSLRRRMSVLDRLTQTHAVWLLLSLSDEEAAGILLQQPAGMFLVRKSSRLQKKVLSLRVDDVSEPPVSDFPIKESQYTFSLEGSGISFADLFRLVAFYCISRDVLPFTLRIPEAIAAAKTQTDLEEVAQLGAGFWDSALCRGKKSSVSPSHVPTQGGVQLRRQQEGQKSPPHESTPLRARAPSQLERSQSSGALCFVNPLFLQVHRPEGNSGSPSKPGPRPPGPPPDAPGRSGAGRANGKARSPPPRPPPPRTLPRRPAPPQKQRSMPETASWARHQSEQHARRGPMGAKLSSPSSSSSSSSPKKSSAPIPVPPPRVKKQLSAPDLDAHRCQIALEDQTIEKALSRSRAKLLRRATAVDDGSPSPPGAPDTGRDPPRRGRAEDGQRLSDMSISTSSSDSLDFSHGFPLPGPSPPGRARAAGDSSEDDEDEEEYGASMESDQEVGVHLPCKSKKRHGGGTFVLPRALKGQFRKVSGVFNSFMTPEKRAVRRIAELSRDKGSYFGCLVQDYVSFLQENRGCHTSGLDLLQTLRQFMTQMKAYLCQSSELDPPIESLIPEDQIDQVLEKAMHKCVLKPLKSVVEAALHDFQVSSGAWQQLKENLALAKAKQPQELGVDGAFPPDPVAIEKIRHKFHNMRKMYSPEKKVSLLLRVCKLIYTIMEDNSGRMYGADDFLPMLTYVLAQCDMPQLDTEIQYMMELLDPSLLHGEGGYYLTSAYGAMSLIKNFQEEQAARVLSSEARNTLHQWHRRRTAQRTIPSVDDFQVSSRPPGKLPACGSAGSRHRLYGQDPAGAALLHH, from the exons gctggagggggaggtgaGCGGCGTGTACCTGCAGTCGCCCCCCTGCACAGGCTCCGCCGGGGCGAGGGACTCCGGGTACGACTCCCTGCGCAGGCGCATGAGCGTGCTGGACAGGCTGACGCAGACGCACGCCGTGTGGCTCCTGCTGTCGCTCAGCGACGAGGAGGCCGCCGGcatcctgctgcagcagccGGCTGGG ATGTTCTTGGTGAGGAAGTCGTCCAGGCTTCAGAAGAAGGTGCTCTCTCTGCGCGTGGACGACGTATCCGAACCCCCTGTCAGCGACTTCCCCATCAAGGAGAgccagtaca CCTTTTCTCTGGAAGGCTCTGGAATCAGCTTTGCAGACCTGTTTCGCTTGGTGGCCTTCTACTGCATCAGCAG GGATGTCCTGCCCTTCACCTTGAGGATTCCTGAGGCCATCGCTGCAGCCAAGACCCAGACTGACCTGGAGGAGGTGGCCCAGCTGGGAGCTG GATTCTGGGATTCCGCTCTCTGCAGGGGGAAGAAGAGCTCTGTGTCTCCGTCCCACGTACCGACACAGGGCGGCGTGCAGCTGAGACGCCAGCAGGAGGGACAGAAGTCGCCCCCTCACGAAAGCACCCCCCTGCGTGCCCGCGCCCCATCCCAGCTGGAGCGCAGCCAGTCCAGCGGCGCGCTCTGCTTCGTCAACCCCCTCTTCCTGCAGGTGCACCGCCCCGAGGGCAACTCGGGCTCGCCCTCCAAACCCGGGCCCCGGCCGCCCGGGCCGCCCCCCGACGCCCCCGGCCGCAGCGGCGCGGGCCGCGCGAACGGGAAGGCCCGCTCGCCCCCCCCTCGCCCGCCGCCGCCCCGCACACTGCCCCGCAGGCCGGCGCCTCCGCAGAAGCAGAGGAGCATGCCGGAGACGGCGTCCTGGGCCAGGCACCAATCGGAGCAGCACGCGCGCCGCGGCCCCATGGGTGCCAAGCTCAGCagcccctcttcctcctcctcctcctcctcgcccaAGAAGAGCAGCGCGCCCATCCCCGTGCCCCCGCCCCGGGTCAAGAAGCAGCTGAGCGCGCCCGACCTGGACGCCCACCGCTGTCAGATCGCCCTGGAGGACCAGACCATCGAGAAGGCGCTGTCCCGCAGCCGGGCCAAGCTGCTCCGCCGGGCTACTGCCGTGGACGATGGCAGCCCCAGCCCCCCCGGGGCGCCAGACACGGGACGGGATCCCCCCCGCCGGGGCAGGGCGGAGGACGGCCAGAGGCTGAGCGACATGAGCATCTCCACGTCCTCGTCCGACTCGCTGGACTTCTCCCACGGCTTCCCCCTGCCGGGGCCCAGCCCGCCCGGCCGCGCCAGGGCGGCGGGCGACAGCAGCGAGGACgacgaggacgaggaagagTACGGCGCCAGCATGGAGAGCGACCAGGAGGTGGGCGTCCACCTGCCCTGCAAGTCCAAGAAGCGGCACGGCGGAGGCACCTTCGTCCTGCCGCGGGCACTCAAGGGCCAGTTCCGCAAGGTGAGCGGCGTCTTCAACTCCTTCATGACCCCGGAGAAGCGGGCCGTGCGCCGGATCGCCGAGCTCTCCCGGGACAAGGGCTCCTACTTCGGCTGCCTGGTGCAGGACTACGTGAGCTTCCTGCAGGAGAACCGCGGCTGCCACACCTCGGGCCTGGACCTGCTGCAGACCCTGCGCCAGTTCATGACCCAGATGAAGGCCTACCTGTGCCAGAGCTCGGAGCTGGACCCGCCCATCGAGTCCCTCATTCCCGAGGACCAGATCG ACCAGGTCCTGGAGAAGGCCATGCACAAGTGCGTGCTGAAGCCGCTGAAGAGCGTGGTGGAGGCGGCGCTGCACGACTTCCAGGTGAGCAGCGGGGCGTggcagcagctgaaggagaacCTGGCGCTGGCCAAAGCCAAGCAGCCGCAGGAGCTGGGGGTGGACGGCGCCTTCCCGCCCGACCCCGTGGCCATCGAGAAGATCCGCCACAAGTTCCACAACATGCGCAAGATGTACTCGCCCGAGAAGAAGGTGTCTCTGCTGCTGCGCGTCTGCAAGCTCATCTACACCATCATGGAGGACAACTCAG ggaggATGTACGGGGCGGACGACTTCCTGCCCATGCTGACCTACGTCCTGGCTCAGTGCGACATGCCACAGCTGGATACAGAGATACAGTACATGATGGAGCTGCTGGACCCGTCTCTGCTGCATGGCGAAG GCGGTTACTACTTGACCAGCGCGTACGGAGCCATGTCTCTGATTAAGAACTTCCAGGAGGAGCAGGCGGCCCGCGTGCTCAGCTCGGAGGCGCGCAACACACTGCACCAGTGGCACCGCCGACGCACCGCCCAGCGCACCATACCCTCCGTTGACGACTTCCAGGTATCGTCCCGACCCCCAGGCA AACTACCTGCGTGTGGCTCTGCAGGAAGTCGACACCGGCTGTACGGCCAAGACCCTGCTGGTGCGGCCCTACTCCACCACTGA